In Deinococcus puniceus, one genomic interval encodes:
- a CDS encoding vWA domain-containing protein, with translation MRRVSPLLLALTGSLPLAAPTAPPRPAPAPVCVLPAGPLPTQTRAVFLLDTSGSMRGIGDGQANIFERVKVSLNNYVRAEQPDRVDLVTFDSGVRTQRSYDLPGAAGRFNGDLGALRADGRNTYLYQSLQAALKPLAGAERYLTRVFVLTDGIDNDTSRTATAQSALAAFTGRGALDSLHYVALGATVPADAARALAASGYADSQTVPVGEVPDLTLVAAGDGLRTVTDAGKVAAPYPDGTPLALASGVGGVGLAQPTAQGGQVRLSVPPRLPHGTAALLCAPSTRAEAPARRVLLRLNIGTDPALSWLNPAADRLLKAGETVNLRYRAAADLNLDGARVGGLNGTGLEGVLEGQPGSREFTVRLTNEALEPGRILTPTLALANGRRLALPTVTGDEGGRVIPVLIINNSVNPTPPVPVAEPENPGGLARIAAWLLGGAALLGLLFFLWRRRQARRVAPAAPVSAPPPAVEGLEYREDRTLALVTANGDVSSVNMPLGGAFDLGQLASVPHLSGLRAEQHRDGLSIITVPADLEVSQGARLLQSGDVVRPGTLLGVAVARLSRAPHPPLGSLVGLGLPLRLLADGVTLHVTGPYGDHAFTLGAGITDLGAAFQAPALAGVRVSSSGPRVLLADVPSHLILSRFGEPAPLRPGTYLPPASELTFLND, from the coding sequence ATGCGCCGCGTTTCCCCTCTCCTCCTTGCCCTGACTGGTTCCCTGCCTCTGGCCGCCCCCACAGCGCCGCCCCGGCCTGCCCCGGCTCCCGTCTGCGTGCTTCCTGCTGGGCCGCTGCCCACCCAGACGCGGGCCGTGTTTCTGCTGGATACCAGCGGCAGCATGCGCGGCATCGGCGACGGGCAGGCCAATATTTTCGAGCGGGTGAAGGTCAGTCTCAACAACTATGTGCGGGCCGAGCAACCAGACCGGGTCGACCTCGTCACTTTCGATAGCGGCGTGAGAACCCAGCGCAGCTACGACTTGCCGGGAGCGGCTGGGCGCTTTAACGGCGATCTCGGCGCACTGCGGGCCGATGGACGCAATACCTACCTGTATCAGAGTTTGCAAGCGGCCCTGAAACCGCTGGCGGGTGCCGAGCGCTACCTGACCCGCGTGTTCGTGCTGACCGACGGCATAGACAATGACACCAGCCGCACGGCCACAGCCCAGAGTGCGCTGGCGGCCTTCACCGGACGGGGCGCACTGGACAGCCTGCATTACGTGGCGCTGGGGGCCACCGTGCCTGCCGACGCCGCCCGCGCCTTGGCGGCCAGTGGCTACGCCGACAGTCAGACGGTGCCTGTGGGTGAGGTGCCAGACCTGACGCTGGTGGCGGCGGGCGACGGCCTGAGAACCGTGACCGACGCGGGCAAGGTGGCCGCTCCTTACCCCGATGGAACGCCGCTGGCGCTGGCTTCCGGCGTTGGTGGGGTGGGATTGGCCCAGCCGACAGCGCAGGGCGGGCAGGTGCGCCTGAGTGTGCCGCCGCGCCTGCCACACGGCACGGCGGCCCTGCTGTGTGCGCCTTCCACCCGTGCCGAAGCTCCGGCCCGCCGCGTGCTGCTGCGCCTGAATATCGGCACCGATCCGGCCCTCAGTTGGCTTAATCCTGCCGCAGACCGCCTCCTCAAAGCAGGCGAGACCGTGAACCTGCGCTACCGGGCAGCGGCTGACCTGAATCTGGACGGTGCAAGGGTGGGCGGGCTGAATGGAACCGGGCTGGAAGGCGTGCTGGAGGGGCAACCCGGCAGCCGGGAATTCACGGTGCGGCTCACCAACGAGGCTTTAGAACCGGGCCGAATCCTGACCCCTACCTTGGCACTGGCAAACGGGCGGCGGCTGGCTCTGCCCACCGTGACTGGGGATGAGGGCGGGCGCGTAATTCCGGTGCTGATCATCAATAATTCAGTTAATCCCACGCCCCCCGTGCCTGTGGCTGAACCGGAGAACCCCGGCGGCCTTGCCCGAATTGCCGCTTGGCTTCTTGGGGGCGCGGCGCTCTTGGGCCTATTGTTCTTCCTCTGGCGCAGAAGGCAGGCTCGCCGCGTGGCTCCCGCTGCTCCCGTCTCTGCCCCGCCGCCCGCTGTAGAAGGGCTGGAATACCGCGAAGACCGCACGCTGGCCCTCGTGACCGCCAACGGCGACGTGAGCAGCGTCAACATGCCTCTGGGGGGCGCGTTCGATCTGGGTCAGCTTGCCAGTGTGCCGCACCTGAGTGGGTTGCGGGCCGAGCAGCACCGCGACGGCCTCAGCATCATTACTGTGCCTGCCGATCTGGAAGTCAGTCAGGGCGCACGCCTGCTGCAATCGGGCGACGTGGTGCGCCCCGGCACGCTGCTGGGGGTGGCCGTCGCGCGGCTCTCGCGTGCGCCTCACCCGCCGCTGGGGTCATTGGTGGGCTTGGGCCTGCCGCTGCGCCTGCTGGCCGATGGCGTGACCCTGCACGTCACCGGGCCATACGGCGATCACGCCTTTACGCTGGGGGCAGGCATCACCGATTTGGGCGCGGCGTTTCAGGCTCCGGCCCTCGCGGGGGTGCGCGTCAGCTCCAGCGGCCCGCGTGTGCTGCTGGCCGACGTGCCCAGCCACCTGATCCTCAGCCGATTTGGGGAACCCGCGCCCCTGCGCCCCGGCACGTACCTGCCGCCCGCCTCGGAACTGACTTTTTTGAACGACTGA
- a CDS encoding DNA topoisomerase subunit B, translating into MTKTDPKPKDAVLDSDTDNVQSESSLSESTVAGGPSGSYTAADISVLKGLEAVRKRPGMYVQGGTGIDGYHQLLTEIIDNAIDEGLAGFANEVHVIMHADGSATVTDNGRGIPVDIMKSEGRSAIEVIFTELHAGGKFGQGAYKVSGGLHGVGSSVVNALSSYLDVTVNKHGKLHHIRFERGDVVTPLEVLGDTPADVKWATQVSFQPDAAVFSEFANLFDYDRIRRRLRELAYLTGLKIVIRDERTELHAGDVKEETFYEQGGIANFARALVTDDSKLLYDQPIVMRGTHSEVEVEVAFIHANTYNSDNILTYANMIRTRDGGTPLTGLKTAYTRILNKYARDKNLIKNGNPIPTGDDLLEGIYCVVSVKLGEPQFESQAKVKLLNSEAQTAVNAIVGEKFAEFLEENPKIGKTIVEKAAEAARAREAARKARDIVRRSNPLENDDLPGKLADCSSQDPAESELFIVEGNSAGGSAKGGRERRFQAILPLRGKILNVEKSELNKILKNAEIRALIGAIGAGVEGTGDRMHFDLTNLRYHKVVIMTDADMDGGHITTLLLTFFFRYMRPVVEQGHLYIAQPPLYRVTIGREKKGTYLYDEETLKQHVARANKEGKKYEIQRFKGLGEMNADQLWETTMNPELRVLKRVNIEDLIVANEVFDSLMGTDVAPRKEFIRENARFAEISV; encoded by the coding sequence ATGACGAAAACTGACCCCAAACCCAAGGACGCCGTGCTAGACAGCGACACTGACAACGTACAGAGTGAAAGCAGCCTCTCGGAAAGTACCGTAGCGGGCGGCCCCAGCGGAAGCTATACCGCCGCCGATATTTCTGTTCTTAAGGGCCTAGAAGCCGTTCGCAAACGCCCCGGCATGTACGTGCAGGGCGGCACGGGCATCGACGGCTACCACCAACTGCTCACCGAGATCATCGACAACGCCATCGACGAAGGTTTGGCGGGCTTTGCCAACGAAGTCCATGTGATCATGCACGCCGATGGCAGCGCCACCGTGACCGACAACGGACGCGGTATTCCTGTGGACATCATGAAAAGTGAGGGCCGCTCTGCCATCGAAGTGATCTTTACGGAATTGCACGCGGGCGGCAAGTTCGGACAGGGCGCGTATAAGGTATCGGGGGGCTTGCACGGCGTAGGCAGCAGCGTGGTGAACGCGCTCAGCAGCTACCTTGACGTGACCGTGAACAAGCACGGCAAACTGCACCACATCCGCTTTGAACGCGGCGACGTGGTAACCCCGCTGGAAGTGCTGGGCGACACCCCCGCCGACGTGAAGTGGGCCACGCAGGTCAGCTTTCAACCCGACGCCGCCGTGTTTAGTGAGTTTGCCAACCTGTTCGACTATGACCGCATTCGCCGCCGCCTGCGCGAGTTGGCCTACCTGACGGGCCTGAAAATCGTGATCCGCGACGAGCGCACCGAACTGCACGCGGGCGACGTGAAGGAAGAAACGTTTTACGAGCAGGGCGGCATCGCCAACTTTGCCCGCGCCCTCGTGACCGACGACTCCAAGCTGCTGTACGACCAGCCCATCGTGATGCGCGGCACGCACAGCGAAGTGGAAGTGGAAGTGGCGTTTATTCATGCCAATACCTACAACTCCGACAACATCCTGACCTACGCCAACATGATCCGCACCCGCGACGGCGGCACGCCCCTGACCGGATTGAAGACGGCTTACACGCGTATTCTGAACAAGTATGCCCGCGACAAGAACCTGATCAAGAACGGCAACCCCATTCCTACGGGCGACGACCTGCTGGAAGGGATTTATTGCGTAGTCAGCGTGAAATTGGGCGAGCCTCAGTTCGAGTCTCAGGCCAAGGTGAAGCTGCTGAACAGTGAAGCGCAGACCGCCGTGAACGCCATCGTGGGCGAGAAATTCGCGGAGTTTTTGGAAGAGAACCCCAAGATCGGCAAGACGATTGTGGAGAAGGCCGCCGAAGCTGCACGCGCACGCGAAGCGGCCCGCAAAGCCCGCGACATCGTGCGCCGCAGCAACCCGCTGGAAAACGATGACCTGCCCGGCAAACTGGCCGACTGCTCCTCGCAAGACCCCGCCGAATCCGAACTGTTCATCGTGGAAGGCAACTCGGCAGGCGGCAGCGCCAAGGGTGGCCGCGAGCGCCGCTTTCAGGCCATCTTGCCCCTGCGCGGCAAAATCCTGAACGTGGAGAAGTCGGAACTGAACAAGATTCTGAAAAACGCCGAAATCCGGGCGCTGATCGGGGCCATCGGGGCGGGTGTGGAGGGCACGGGTGACCGGATGCACTTCGACCTGACCAACCTGCGCTACCACAAAGTCGTGATCATGACCGACGCCGACATGGACGGCGGGCACATCACCACGCTGCTGCTGACCTTCTTCTTCCGCTATATGCGCCCGGTGGTGGAACAGGGCCACTTGTACATTGCTCAGCCGCCGCTGTACCGCGTGACCATTGGCCGCGAGAAAAAAGGCACCTACCTGTACGACGAAGAAACCTTGAAGCAGCATGTGGCCCGCGCCAACAAGGAAGGCAAGAAGTACGAGATTCAGCGCTTTAAGGGACTGGGCGAAATGAACGCCGACCAGCTCTGGGAAACCACCATGAACCCCGAACTGCGCGTGCTGAAGCGCGTGAACATCGAAGACCTGATCGTGGCGAACGAAGTGTTCGATTCCCTGATGGGCACGGACGTCGCGCCGCGTAAGGAATTCATTCGGGAAAACGCGAGGTTTGCAGAGATCAGCGTGTAA